A stretch of the Conexibacter woesei Iso977N genome encodes the following:
- a CDS encoding FUSC family protein yields the protein MWRPHDPAKLALRGGLRTALVLPIVFAITKLWWGEPRASVIAAFGTIALLVFADFGGPMRARIPAYLGTAAAGFALIPLATVCSRSTVAATLVMAVVAFLVLYAGIVDGYVATAGPAALLVFTVSLMIPAGSDAIGPRLGGWALACVFAITAQLTLWPSRPQAPVRGAAARACRAMATCLRTTGDAHTEARASAREAVTAMERAFAATPYRPSGPSGPTAALAQLIDDLDGALPFSHATPEDAAANPWPEHHAAINAAAAAVLDGAAERLASDGEVAAPIDLYALDEASEAVGRSVSLLRASGEVVGRPALREAFRLTALADAIWNLGRHALIVTGADAPDQRDYEEEAAQMGALTGRRAELQTHASMESVWFRNAVRGALALAGAAFVGQVTDATNAYWIVLGTLSVLRSHALGTGTSIRDALLGTLAGLLVGGAVIWVIGDHTTLLWFLLPFVAFFVAYAPKAISFLAAQASFSLLLLTLLNIIHPVGWSTIGTVRLEDVAAGFGVSLLAGVLLWPRGAAAVVRAALRADYDASVAYLAGAVELLQHRGTLERGRALHREALEAHDILDTAFRQVLGERRAPTELGLDAFGTLVAGAARIRRTAHALTRAHELWRDESPGDVCTTALAARAALDAETTAVSAWHRELAGAFERAAGAPDAQAQDAGLERQVLSWARDPAAVDADGARVVAWAGQHLEVLRRNEPRLAEAAERWAERGATAHAS from the coding sequence ATGTGGCGACCTCACGACCCCGCCAAGCTCGCGCTGCGCGGCGGGCTGCGCACCGCGTTGGTGCTGCCGATCGTCTTCGCGATCACGAAGCTGTGGTGGGGTGAGCCGCGGGCGTCGGTGATCGCGGCGTTCGGGACGATCGCGCTGCTGGTGTTCGCCGACTTCGGCGGGCCGATGCGCGCCCGGATCCCCGCGTACCTGGGGACGGCGGCCGCCGGGTTCGCGCTGATCCCGCTGGCGACGGTGTGCTCGCGGTCGACGGTTGCGGCGACGCTGGTCATGGCGGTCGTGGCGTTCCTGGTGCTCTACGCCGGGATCGTGGACGGCTACGTCGCGACGGCGGGCCCGGCGGCGTTGTTGGTGTTCACGGTCTCGCTGATGATCCCGGCAGGCTCCGACGCGATCGGGCCGCGCCTGGGCGGCTGGGCGCTGGCCTGCGTGTTCGCGATCACGGCGCAGCTGACGCTGTGGCCGTCGCGCCCGCAGGCGCCCGTGCGCGGCGCCGCGGCGCGGGCGTGCCGGGCGATGGCGACCTGCCTGCGGACGACCGGCGACGCGCACACCGAGGCGCGCGCCTCGGCGCGTGAGGCGGTCACCGCGATGGAGCGCGCGTTCGCCGCGACGCCGTACCGGCCGTCCGGCCCGTCCGGCCCGACCGCGGCGCTCGCGCAGCTGATCGACGACCTCGACGGCGCGCTGCCGTTCAGCCACGCCACGCCGGAGGACGCGGCGGCGAACCCGTGGCCGGAGCACCACGCGGCGATCAACGCGGCCGCGGCCGCGGTCCTCGACGGCGCGGCGGAGCGGCTGGCGTCGGACGGCGAGGTCGCCGCGCCGATCGACCTGTACGCCTTGGACGAGGCGAGCGAGGCGGTGGGCCGCTCGGTGTCGCTGCTGCGCGCCAGCGGCGAGGTCGTCGGCCGCCCGGCGCTGCGCGAGGCGTTCCGGCTCACGGCGCTCGCCGACGCGATCTGGAACCTCGGGCGCCACGCGCTGATCGTCACCGGCGCCGACGCGCCGGACCAGCGCGACTACGAGGAGGAGGCCGCGCAGATGGGCGCGCTGACCGGTCGCCGCGCCGAGCTGCAGACGCACGCGTCGATGGAGTCGGTGTGGTTCCGCAACGCGGTCCGCGGCGCGCTCGCGCTGGCCGGCGCGGCGTTCGTCGGCCAGGTGACCGACGCGACCAACGCCTACTGGATCGTCCTCGGGACGCTGTCGGTGCTGCGCTCGCACGCGCTCGGGACCGGGACGTCGATCCGCGACGCGCTGCTCGGGACGCTCGCCGGCCTGCTGGTCGGCGGCGCGGTGATCTGGGTGATCGGCGACCACACGACGTTGTTGTGGTTCCTGCTCCCGTTCGTGGCGTTCTTCGTGGCCTACGCGCCGAAGGCGATCTCGTTCCTGGCGGCGCAGGCGTCGTTCTCCTTGCTGTTGCTGACGTTGTTGAACATCATCCATCCGGTCGGCTGGTCGACGATCGGGACCGTGCGGCTGGAGGACGTCGCCGCGGGCTTCGGCGTCTCGCTGCTGGCGGGCGTGCTGCTGTGGCCGCGCGGCGCGGCCGCGGTCGTCCGGGCGGCGCTGCGTGCCGACTACGACGCGTCGGTCGCCTACCTCGCCGGCGCTGTCGAGCTGCTCCAGCACCGCGGGACGTTGGAGCGCGGGCGCGCGCTGCACCGCGAGGCGCTGGAGGCCCACGACATCCTCGACACCGCGTTCCGCCAGGTGCTCGGCGAGCGGCGCGCGCCGACCGAGCTCGGGCTGGACGCGTTCGGGACGCTCGTCGCGGGCGCCGCGCGCATCCGGCGGACCGCTCACGCGCTCACCCGCGCGCACGAGCTGTGGCGCGACGAGTCGCCGGGCGACGTCTGCACGACGGCGCTGGCCGCACGCGCCGCGCTCGACGCCGAGACGACGGCGGTCAGCGCCTGGCACCGCGAGCTGGCCGGCGCGTTCGAGCGCGCGGCGGGCGCGCCGGACGCGCAGGCGCAGGACGCCGGCCTGGAGCGCCAGGTGCTCTCGTGGGCGCGCGATCCCGCGGCGGTCGACGCCGACGGCGCGCGCGTCGTCGCGTGGGCGGGCCAGCACCTGGAGGTCCT
- a CDS encoding acyl-CoA carboxylase subunit beta produces the protein MSGHRDNHLALIEDLDARLARVQAGGGEKARARHTARGKLLPRDRVERLCDPGAPFLELSALAAEGLYDGAAPGAGVVAGIGTVSGRQVIVVANDATVKGGTYYPMTVKKHLRAQEIALHNRLPCVYLVDSGGAFLPMQDEVFPDREHFGRIFYNQANLSKLGIPQIACVMGSCTAGGAYVPAMSDETVIVRNQGTIFLGGPPLVKAATGEVVTAEELGGGDVHARTSGVVDHLAEDDDHALEIVRSIVATLPPDPDAPWARQAPRLPKHDAESILDLVPTDTRTPYDVRDLLRRVVDDSELHEFKELYGTTVVTAFAHLDGHPVGIVANNGILFSESSLKAAHFIELCDRREIPLLFFQNISGFMVGRDYEAGGIAKDGAKLVTAVATARVPKITMIVGGSFGAGNYGMCGRAYSPRFLFMWPNARISVMGGEQAATVMTEVGQPEVGAQLKDQYDEQGKPWYSTARLWDDGVIDPRDTRAVLARALAACSNAPLEPVGYGVFRM, from the coding sequence ATGAGCGGTCACCGAGACAACCACCTTGCGTTGATCGAGGACCTCGACGCCCGCCTTGCGCGCGTCCAGGCGGGCGGCGGCGAGAAGGCGCGCGCCCGCCACACGGCGCGCGGCAAGCTGCTGCCGCGCGACCGCGTCGAGCGGCTCTGCGACCCGGGCGCGCCGTTCCTGGAGCTTTCAGCGCTCGCCGCCGAGGGCCTCTACGACGGCGCGGCGCCCGGCGCCGGCGTCGTCGCGGGCATCGGCACGGTCAGCGGCCGGCAAGTCATCGTCGTTGCCAACGACGCCACCGTCAAGGGCGGGACCTACTACCCCATGACGGTCAAGAAGCACCTGCGCGCGCAGGAGATCGCGCTGCACAACCGGCTGCCGTGCGTCTACCTCGTCGACTCCGGCGGCGCGTTCCTGCCGATGCAGGACGAGGTCTTCCCCGACCGCGAGCACTTCGGCCGCATCTTCTACAACCAGGCCAACCTGTCGAAGCTCGGGATCCCGCAGATCGCCTGCGTGATGGGGTCCTGCACGGCCGGCGGCGCCTACGTCCCGGCGATGAGCGACGAGACCGTCATCGTCCGCAACCAGGGCACGATCTTCCTCGGCGGCCCGCCGCTGGTGAAGGCCGCGACCGGCGAGGTCGTCACCGCCGAGGAGCTGGGCGGCGGCGACGTGCACGCACGCACCTCGGGCGTCGTCGACCACCTCGCCGAAGATGATGACCATGCGTTGGAGATCGTCCGCTCGATCGTCGCGACGCTCCCGCCGGATCCGGACGCGCCGTGGGCGCGCCAGGCGCCGCGGCTGCCGAAGCACGACGCCGAGTCGATCCTCGACCTCGTCCCGACCGACACCCGTACGCCCTACGACGTGCGCGACCTCCTGCGCCGCGTGGTCGACGACTCCGAGCTGCACGAGTTCAAGGAGCTGTACGGCACGACGGTCGTCACCGCGTTCGCGCACCTCGACGGCCACCCGGTCGGGATCGTCGCCAACAACGGGATCCTGTTCAGCGAGTCCTCGCTGAAGGCCGCGCACTTCATCGAGCTGTGCGACCGCCGCGAGATCCCGCTGCTGTTCTTCCAGAACATCTCCGGCTTCATGGTCGGCAGGGACTACGAGGCGGGCGGGATCGCCAAGGACGGTGCCAAGCTCGTCACCGCGGTCGCGACCGCGCGCGTGCCCAAGATCACCATGATCGTGGGCGGCTCGTTCGGCGCGGGCAACTACGGGATGTGCGGCCGCGCCTACTCGCCGCGGTTCCTGTTCATGTGGCCCAACGCGCGGATCAGCGTGATGGGCGGCGAGCAGGCGGCGACGGTCATGACCGAGGTCGGCCAGCCCGAGGTCGGCGCCCAGCTCAAGGACCAGTACGACGAGCAGGGCAAGCCCTGGTACTCGACCGCCCGCCTGTGGGACGACGGCGTGATCGACCCGCGCGACACCCGCGCCGTCCTGGCCCGCGCGCTGGCGGCCTGCTCCAACGCGCCGCTGGAGCCCGTGGGCTACGGCGTCTTCCGCATGTAG
- a CDS encoding acetyl/propionyl/methylcrotonyl-CoA carboxylase subunit alpha, with protein MRELAPILIANRGEIAARVARTAHGLGLSTVGVVTEADAGALHADATDMVVSIGSYLDMDELLRAARVAGARSVHPGYGFLSENAAFARAVRDAGLVWIGPPPEAIELMGDKGAAKEAAAAAGVPVVPSGDGAGFPVVVKAVAGGGGKGMRVVRAADELEAATAAAQREALSAFGDDRVIVEQYLERPRHIEIQVLADGHGNVVHLGERECSLQRRHQKVVEEAPSPVVSPQLRAEMGAAAVALVRACGYEGAGTVEFIATGDASEFFFLEMNTRLQVEHPVTELVYGLDLVEQQLRVAAGEELTLEQDLLAPLGHAVEARLYAEDPAGGFLPATGVVKVHALPDGEGVRVDTGIRAGSVVGTSYDPMLAKVVAYGPDRATALDRLDRALAQYAIAGVTTNAAFTRVLIGRDDVRAGEQDTGLLERVLEQLALPAPGDLLAAAVLAAAGTAHPAGPWRRALEDHGEARVADGVVTVGDQRWDGAAFAWSGDGFAYVTLDGVRRRYAIALEGEDVVYVFRDGHHLAVATHRPVRSGAGALAGSLEAPMPGTIWAVNVSNGDAVEEGDVLIVLESMKMELSITAPTAGVVEGLDLRAGDRVTLRQPLLAVVEAEA; from the coding sequence ATGCGTGAGCTGGCGCCGATCCTGATCGCCAACCGCGGCGAGATCGCGGCGCGGGTCGCGCGGACCGCGCACGGGCTGGGGCTGTCGACGGTGGGCGTGGTGACCGAGGCCGACGCGGGCGCGCTGCACGCCGACGCGACCGACATGGTGGTGTCGATCGGGTCCTACCTCGACATGGACGAGCTGCTGCGTGCCGCGCGGGTCGCGGGCGCGCGGTCGGTGCACCCGGGCTACGGGTTCCTGAGCGAGAACGCCGCCTTCGCGCGCGCCGTCCGCGACGCCGGGCTGGTGTGGATCGGCCCGCCGCCGGAGGCGATCGAGCTGATGGGCGACAAGGGCGCGGCCAAGGAGGCGGCCGCGGCGGCGGGCGTCCCGGTCGTGCCGTCCGGCGACGGCGCGGGCTTCCCGGTCGTCGTCAAGGCGGTCGCGGGCGGGGGCGGCAAGGGCATGCGCGTCGTGCGCGCCGCCGACGAGCTGGAGGCCGCGACGGCCGCCGCGCAGCGCGAGGCGCTGAGCGCCTTCGGCGACGACCGTGTGATCGTCGAGCAGTACCTGGAGCGCCCGCGGCACATCGAGATCCAGGTGCTCGCGGATGGGCACGGCAACGTCGTCCACCTCGGCGAGCGCGAGTGCTCGCTGCAGCGCCGCCACCAGAAGGTCGTGGAGGAGGCGCCGTCGCCGGTCGTCTCGCCGCAGCTGCGCGCCGAGATGGGCGCCGCCGCGGTGGCCCTCGTGCGCGCGTGCGGGTACGAGGGGGCCGGGACGGTCGAGTTCATCGCCACCGGCGACGCCTCGGAGTTCTTCTTCCTGGAGATGAACACGCGGCTGCAGGTCGAGCACCCGGTCACCGAGTTGGTGTACGGGTTGGACCTCGTCGAGCAGCAGCTGCGCGTCGCGGCGGGGGAGGAGCTGACGCTCGAGCAGGACCTGCTGGCGCCGCTCGGCCACGCGGTCGAGGCGCGGCTGTACGCCGAGGACCCGGCCGGCGGCTTCCTGCCCGCGACGGGCGTTGTCAAGGTGCATGCCTTGCCGGACGGCGAAGGCGTACGTGTCGATACGGGCATCCGCGCGGGCAGCGTCGTCGGGACCTCGTACGACCCCATGTTGGCCAAGGTGGTGGCCTACGGCCCGGACCGCGCGACCGCGCTGGACCGGCTGGACCGCGCGCTGGCGCAGTACGCGATCGCGGGCGTGACGACCAACGCCGCGTTCACGCGCGTGCTGATCGGCCGCGACGACGTCCGCGCCGGCGAGCAGGACACCGGGCTGCTGGAGCGCGTCCTCGAACAGCTTGCCCTACCCGCGCCCGGCGACCTGCTCGCCGCCGCCGTCCTGGCCGCCGCCGGGACCGCGCACCCGGCCGGGCCCTGGCGCCGCGCGCTGGAGGACCACGGCGAGGCGCGCGTCGCCGACGGCGTCGTCACCGTCGGCGACCAGCGCTGGGACGGCGCCGCGTTCGCGTGGAGCGGCGACGGCTTCGCCTACGTCACCCTCGACGGCGTCCGGCGTCGGTACGCGATCGCGCTCGAAGGTGAGGACGTGGTCTACGTCTTCCGCGATGGACATCATCTTGCGGTCGCGACCCACCGGCCCGTCCGGTCCGGGGCCGGCGCGCTGGCGGGATCGCTGGAGGCGCCGATGCCCGGGACGATCTGGGCGGTCAACGTCAGCAACGGCGATGCCGTGGAGGAGGGCGACGTCCTGATCGTGTTGGAGTCGATGAAGATGGAGCTGTCGATCACCGCGCCCACCGCGGGCGTCGTCGAGGGCCTGGACCTCAGGGCCGGCGACAGGGTCACGCTCAGGCAGCCGCTGCTGGCGGTCGTGGAGGCAGAGGCATGA
- a CDS encoding hydroxymethylglutaryl-CoA lyase, producing MALPSSVRIREVGPRDGFQNEPEVIASADKVALIDLLARTGVRRLEVTSFVRADVIPQLADASAVLEAISVPDDVAVTVLIPNERGFDNALAHRDRFSEINCFMSASESHNRANVNRPIAESLAGLQRVIGRGVAEGLRCEAVLSVAFGCPYEGHVPPERVFGIAEQLIAAGASEIGFGDTTGMANPAQVGEFFVAAREALGDDVELTAHFHNTRGQGLANVYAALQAGCQSFESSFGELGGCPVPAGATGNIATEDLVSMLEEMGIDTGIDLGSLLGAARAARDVLGRPLGSHTLVAGPVEWNDA from the coding sequence ATGGCATTGCCTTCGTCGGTCCGGATCCGCGAGGTCGGCCCGCGGGACGGGTTCCAGAACGAGCCCGAGGTGATCGCGAGCGCCGACAAGGTGGCGCTGATCGACCTGCTGGCCCGGACGGGCGTGCGGCGCTTGGAGGTCACGTCGTTCGTCCGCGCCGACGTGATCCCGCAGCTGGCCGACGCGAGTGCGGTGCTGGAGGCGATCTCCGTTCCTGATGATGTTGCGGTCACGGTGCTGATCCCCAACGAGCGCGGGTTCGACAACGCGCTGGCGCATCGGGATCGGTTCTCCGAGATCAACTGCTTCATGTCGGCGAGCGAGTCCCACAACAGGGCCAACGTCAACAGGCCGATCGCCGAGTCGCTGGCGGGGCTTCAGCGCGTGATCGGCCGCGGCGTGGCCGAGGGGCTGCGCTGCGAGGCGGTGCTGTCGGTCGCGTTCGGCTGCCCCTACGAGGGCCACGTGCCGCCGGAGCGCGTGTTCGGGATCGCGGAGCAGCTGATCGCGGCGGGGGCGAGCGAGATTGGCTTCGGCGACACGACCGGGATGGCGAACCCGGCGCAGGTGGGGGAGTTCTTCGTGGCGGCGCGCGAGGCGCTCGGCGACGACGTCGAGCTGACCGCGCACTTCCACAACACGCGCGGGCAGGGCCTGGCGAACGTGTACGCGGCGCTGCAGGCGGGATGTCAGTCGTTCGAGTCGTCGTTCGGCGAGCTGGGCGGCTGCCCGGTCCCGGCGGGCGCGACCGGCAACATCGCGACCGAGGACCTGGTGTCGATGTTGGAGGAGATGGGGATCGACACGGGGATCGACCTGGGGTCCTTGCTCGGCGCGGCGCGCGCGGCGCGCGACGTGCTCGGCCGGCCGCTCGGCTCGCACACGCTCGTGGCCGGGCCCGTGGAGTGGAACGATGCGTGA
- a CDS encoding acyl-CoA dehydrogenase family protein — protein sequence MLFDLDDDTQLLQRTVRDFATGEVAPQAEELDRTKAFPYDLVARMGELGWMGIPFPEEVGGAGGTALQYAIAVEELTRIDSSVAITMCAHTSLGTQPVYLFGNDEQKARLLPDLCAGRKLGAFGLTEPEAGSDAGNVKTRAELDGDGWVVNGAKQFITNAGTSISGHVAITARTGDGEISNLIVENGTPGYEQGEPYRKMGWNASDTRPLVFEDCRVPEDNLLGPRGAGFKQFLHILDIGRIGVAAMGVGLAQGALDEALKYARERKAFGQSISKFQAIQGKLSDMATEIEAARLLTYKAAWLKDQGRNFTLTAAQAKLKTGRLAVRCTEEAVQIHGGYGFIEEYPVCRFYRDAKILTIGEGTDEVQQMVIARALGA from the coding sequence ATGCTGTTCGACCTCGACGACGACACCCAGCTGCTCCAGCGCACGGTCCGCGACTTCGCCACCGGCGAGGTCGCGCCGCAGGCCGAGGAGCTGGACCGCACGAAGGCGTTCCCCTATGACCTGGTCGCCAGGATGGGCGAGCTGGGGTGGATGGGGATCCCGTTCCCGGAGGAGGTCGGCGGCGCGGGCGGCACCGCGCTGCAGTACGCGATCGCCGTCGAGGAGCTGACGCGGATCGACTCGTCGGTGGCGATCACGATGTGCGCGCACACGTCGCTGGGCACGCAGCCGGTCTACCTGTTCGGCAACGACGAGCAGAAGGCGCGGCTGCTGCCGGACCTGTGCGCGGGGCGCAAGCTCGGCGCGTTCGGCCTGACCGAGCCCGAGGCGGGCAGCGATGCCGGCAACGTCAAGACGCGCGCGGAGCTCGACGGCGACGGCTGGGTCGTCAACGGCGCCAAGCAGTTCATCACCAACGCGGGGACGTCGATCTCCGGCCACGTGGCGATCACCGCCCGGACCGGCGACGGCGAGATCTCCAACCTCATCGTCGAGAACGGGACCCCCGGCTACGAGCAGGGCGAGCCGTATCGCAAGATGGGGTGGAACGCGTCGGACACGCGCCCGCTCGTCTTCGAGGACTGCCGCGTGCCGGAGGACAACCTGCTCGGCCCGCGCGGCGCCGGCTTCAAGCAGTTCCTGCACATCCTCGACATCGGCCGGATCGGCGTGGCGGCGATGGGCGTCGGCCTCGCGCAGGGCGCGTTGGACGAGGCCTTGAAGTACGCCAGGGAGCGCAAGGCGTTCGGTCAGTCGATCTCCAAGTTCCAGGCCATCCAGGGCAAGTTGTCCGACATGGCCACGGAGATCGAGGCGGCGCGCCTGCTGACCTACAAGGCCGCGTGGTTGAAGGACCAGGGCCGCAACTTCACGCTGACCGCCGCGCAGGCGAAGCTGAAGACCGGGCGGCTGGCGGTGCGCTGCACCGAGGAGGCCGTGCAGATCCACGGCGGCTACGGGTTCATCGAGGAGTACCCGGTGTGCCGGTTCTACCGCGACGCCAAGATCCTCACGATCGGTGAGGGCACCGACGAGGTCCAGCAGATGGTCATCGCGCGGGCGCTCGGGGCGTAG
- a CDS encoding TetR/AcrR family transcriptional regulator has protein sequence MALPPRPRRAALRERYDRRQAEVVQEAARVFAARGYDQTSVPQLAEELGIAAGSLYHYFRSKEQLLIAICDQLMDPLLVEARELLDDPGDDAAERLRDLVRLWVRHVIAHRDHMLVFLQERHVIDHGDQWLPVRRSRKRFEELVEEVLEDVPTRLGDRRLTLSALLGMVNHTAQWYRPRGRLDADAIADGYADLILA, from the coding sequence ATGGCCCTGCCGCCCCGTCCCCGTCGCGCCGCGTTGCGCGAGCGCTACGACCGCCGCCAGGCGGAGGTCGTCCAGGAAGCCGCTCGCGTCTTCGCGGCGCGCGGGTACGACCAGACGTCGGTGCCTCAATTGGCCGAGGAGCTCGGCATCGCGGCGGGCAGCCTGTACCACTACTTCAGGTCCAAGGAGCAGCTGCTGATCGCGATCTGCGACCAGCTCATGGACCCGCTGCTGGTCGAGGCGCGCGAGCTGCTCGACGACCCGGGCGACGACGCCGCCGAGCGGCTGCGGGACCTCGTCCGCCTCTGGGTTCGCCACGTGATCGCCCACCGCGACCACATGCTGGTGTTCCTGCAGGAGCGCCACGTCATCGACCACGGCGACCAGTGGCTGCCGGTCCGCCGCAGCCGCAAGCGCTTCGAGGAGCTGGTCGAGGAGGTCCTGGAGGACGTCCCGACCCGCCTCGGCGACCGCCGCCTGACGCTGTCGGCCCTGCTCGGCATGGTCAACCACACCGCCCAGTGGTACCGGCCCCGCGGCCGCCTCGACGCCGACGCCATCGCCGACGGCTACGCCGACCTGATCCTGGCGTAA
- a CDS encoding HdeD family acid-resistance protein has product MSAAAMPPPPIAVTAPPSGGPPRWLAAVLGVLTILVGIAALVWPGPTLLAIGFLFGIYLAVWGIGLLVRGVGGHDVSVGLRILDIFLGVFAVLAGIALMVRPGASVLTVAWILGFWFVLAGVMQLVRGFVEAEGRWWNLIWGIVGIVAGFIILDSPEIGIATLVWIVSIGLIVQGFLELALVFAPRGGGSVA; this is encoded by the coding sequence ATGAGCGCCGCTGCCATGCCGCCACCACCGATCGCCGTCACCGCGCCGCCCTCCGGCGGGCCGCCACGCTGGCTGGCCGCCGTCCTCGGCGTCCTGACGATCCTCGTCGGGATCGCCGCGCTGGTCTGGCCGGGGCCGACGCTGCTGGCGATCGGCTTCCTGTTCGGGATCTACCTCGCGGTCTGGGGGATCGGCCTGCTCGTCCGCGGCGTCGGCGGCCACGACGTCTCGGTCGGCCTGCGGATCCTCGACATCTTCCTCGGCGTCTTCGCCGTCCTGGCCGGCATCGCCCTGATGGTCCGGCCGGGCGCGTCGGTGCTGACGGTCGCCTGGATCCTCGGCTTCTGGTTCGTGCTCGCCGGCGTGATGCAGCTCGTGCGCGGGTTCGTCGAGGCCGAGGGGCGCTGGTGGAACCTGATCTGGGGCATCGTCGGGATCGTCGCCGGGTTCATCATCTTGGACTCGCCGGAGATCGGGATCGCGACGCTCGTCTGGATCGTCTCGATCGGCCTCATCGTCCAGGGCTTCCTGGAGCTGGCGCTGGTCTTCGCTCCGCGCGGCGGCGGGAGCGTGGCGTGA
- a CDS encoding p-hydroxycinnamoyl CoA hydratase/lyase, giving the protein MSEQEWETVRTTVADGIGWLEFNRPDKRNAMSPQLNVDMAEALHALDRDDACGVVVLTGAGDAWSAGMDLKEYFREVDGGPLWRQREVREQSQTWQFRILRHFSKPTIAMVNGWCFGGAFIPLVSCDLAIAADEATFGLSEINWGIPPGGMVSRCLADTVGSRQALWYIMTGETFDGRRAAEMNLVNKSVPLDQLRDETVTLAKTLLDKNPVVMDAAKNGYKHAAEMSWEGALDYLYAKLEQSQFNDRSKGREEGLKQFLDDKAIRPGLQAYNKG; this is encoded by the coding sequence ATGAGCGAGCAAGAGTGGGAGACGGTCCGGACCACGGTCGCGGACGGCATCGGGTGGCTGGAGTTCAACCGCCCCGACAAGCGCAACGCGATGAGCCCGCAGCTCAACGTCGACATGGCCGAGGCGCTGCACGCACTCGACCGTGACGACGCGTGCGGCGTCGTGGTGCTGACCGGCGCCGGCGACGCGTGGTCGGCGGGCATGGACCTCAAGGAGTACTTCCGCGAGGTCGACGGCGGCCCGCTCTGGCGCCAGCGCGAGGTCCGCGAGCAGTCGCAGACCTGGCAGTTCCGGATCCTGCGCCACTTCTCCAAGCCCACGATCGCCATGGTCAACGGCTGGTGCTTCGGCGGCGCGTTCATCCCGCTCGTCTCCTGCGACCTGGCGATCGCCGCCGACGAGGCGACGTTCGGCCTCAGCGAGATCAACTGGGGCATCCCGCCCGGCGGCATGGTCTCCCGCTGCCTGGCCGACACCGTCGGCAGCCGTCAGGCGTTGTGGTACATCATGACCGGCGAGACGTTCGACGGCCGGCGCGCCGCCGAGATGAACCTGGTCAACAAGTCGGTCCCGCTGGACCAGCTGCGCGACGAGACCGTCACGCTCGCCAAGACGTTGTTGGACAAGAACCCGGTCGTCATGGACGCCGCCAAGAACGGCTACAAGCATGCCGCCGAGATGTCGTGGGAGGGCGCGCTCGACTACCTGTACGCCAAGCTCGAGCAGTCCCAGTTCAACGACCGCTCCAAGGGTCGCGAAGAGGGGCTGAAGCAGTTCCTCGACGACAAGGCGATCCGCCCCGGCCTGCAGGCCTACAACAAGGGCTAG